Part of the Peptostreptococcaceae bacterium genome, ATAGTCCATTTTTTTCTTTATCGGTATTGAGGCATTCCTTCCCGCAGTTATTCCTTGGTAGTATGCCATGTGACTGAATCGCCAGGGACCGGTTACATCTCCAGCCGCATATATGCCGGAGACGGATGTTTGCATTTGTTCATTCACCTTTATACCCTTGCCATCATAGACTACTCCGGCTTTTTCGGGATTTAATTTTTTCAAATCGACAAACCTGCCGGTTGCAACTAATATGGCCTCGGTTTCAAAAGTCTCCTCCCCCTCGGGAATGCGGATCGACAAAACCTTATGCCCCAGCTTCTCGCTTACGCTCGTGATTTCCGCATTCAAAACAAACCTCACGCCCTCTGTTTCGAGACGACGCATTAGGATTTCCGAAAGCTCGGGCTCCTCTTTTTTAAGAATCCGCCCACTCCTTTGTATTATTGTTACTCGGATACCCAAACGGCTTAGGGCCTGCGCCATTTCAATAGCTATGGCCCCTGCCCCTATTATTGCGATGCTTCTCGGCAACTCCTCGAGCTCAAAAATGGTTTCATTTGTCAAAACTCCCGCTTCGTCCAATCCTCCAACGGAAGGAATTTCGGGGCGTGTTCCCGTACATATGATTGCCTTGTCAAAGCTTACCGTTTCTCCATCTATGTTCAAGTGGTGGGAATCCTCAAATTTCGCTTCACCTTCTAATACATCAATTCCTGCTTCATTGAGTTTTTCCGGAGTTTCGCTTGCATATACAAGTTCTATGGTTTCTCTAACATGTTTCATTACTGATTTTGTATCGATTCGAAGTTCATCTGTTTTAATGCCGAATTCCCCCATATTGTTCACTGCATTAAACTCGCCTGCTACCTTTATGAGTGTTTTGCTCGGAATGCAGCCCATCCATGTGCATTCCCCCCCAATTCTATTTTTTTCGACAAGTGCCGTTTTTCTTCCAAAACCTTTGGTTGTAAAGGCGGCAGATAAACCCGCGGCTCCTCCTCCAATTATAATGCAGTCATAATCGTATGCGTTCAATGGATCACCCCTTTTCATGAAACCTTTTGTATATCTCAGCCACTCTTTGAATGAATGTACGAACTATCATTACTGCAACACTTTTATTATTATACCCATAAACAAAGAAATAAAATCATTAGTGTGAAAAACAAGAAGCCTTCTGTTCTTTCTCCTGCAAGAAGCGCTCCCGCAGATGCGGCTCCGGATGCTCTATGCAATGCATAGGCCGAAATATATAGAAGCATCAAAACCATCAGTATTATTCCATTTACGGCCAAGGCTATCGGCCTTTCCCAAAGCATTCCCCGCACAAACAATTCATATGCAAAAACGGAAAGCAGCTTTGGATGGGTGACACCCAAAACATGCGGCGCTTTATTTTTCATTCGGTTATGCTTTTTTCCAAATAAGCCAATCGCGCAGCATAATTTTCTTTGCATCGGCAATTGTATACACCCTTTGGATTGAAAAGGAACTGCTTTAAAAGCAGTTCCTTTTGTATACGAATCTTGATATTTCGCCAATGGCGTTTTCCATGGCAATAACATCGGTATTGTTTGATACAAACCCTATAAAGAAGGGTCTTTTCGCATATACGATTCCGACATCATGGGTAATTCCTTCATCGTCCCCCGTTTTGTGCGCTATGGGCAAACCCTTCGGCAACATGCGGGGTATTTTATGATTAAGTCTCTGCATTTTTAGAATTTCCAGCATCTCCATTGATGCCTTTCTAGAAACAAGTCTTCCATTGTACATATCCTCGAAAAGCCTTGCCATCTCTTGGAGTACAACGATGTTTTCAAGCCCTTGGCGTGAAGCTTCCTTGTCGAAAAGAAGCCTATTCAGACGAGTCATGTAAATCTCATGGTCTATCATTGTCTGATTTATTCTATCCATATCCAGTATTCGGATAAGTATGTTGGCAGCTGTATTGTCACTATGTATTATCATAAGCACGCAAAGGTCTCTCAGTGTAACTTCCAGCCCGTCATGCATGTATGTAAGCGCGCCGCATGAGGGCACCTTGTCCGACTTTCGCACATCGTATCTTTTGTCGAAATCCATATCGCCGATGCGCACCCTGTTAAAAGCCTCTATCAATATCGGTATTTTAATGAGACTGGCCGCATAGAAAATTCTGTCCTCGTTGAAAGCCACTACTTCACTGCCATCGAGACTCTTATAGTAGAAACCCGTTTGTCCCGGAATATCCTTCAAGATGCGTTTAACATAGTTATACACGGCCAGTCTCCCCTTTTTCCTTATATTTATATTTATCATTATATCAAATCCAAAGATTAATTTGTTATAATAAAGAAAATCATCAATTAGGAGGAAAACCATGGCAAAACAATGCGACAGATGCAAGACTAAAATAAAATTTTCCGAAACCCCGTACA contains:
- a CDS encoding FAD-dependent oxidoreductase — protein: MKRGDPLNAYDYDCIIIGGGAAGLSAAFTTKGFGRKTALVEKNRIGGECTWMGCIPSKTLIKVAGEFNAVNNMGEFGIKTDELRIDTKSVMKHVRETIELVYASETPEKLNEAGIDVLEGEAKFEDSHHLNIDGETVSFDKAIICTGTRPEIPSVGGLDEAGVLTNETIFELEELPRSIAIIGAGAIAIEMAQALSRLGIRVTIIQRSGRILKKEEPELSEILMRRLETEGVRFVLNAEITSVSEKLGHKVLSIRIPEGEETFETEAILVATGRFVDLKKLNPEKAGVVYDGKGIKVNEQMQTSVSGIYAAGDVTGPWRFSHMAYYQGITAGRNASIPIKKKMDYSTVGWCLFTDPELAHLGLTEEEAQAKCGKKGCRVFVEKYDNLDRAITDHTKQGLVKVITDKRGKILGAHILGSRAGEIMHELSVLKGLDQPFYKLNDIIHVYPTYSDILRKLAQKAYIEKLSEQPIIKGMRKAASGNKKAISSDEMVVAKPIHNKKNPRKGKEHD
- a CDS encoding serine hydrolase; protein product: MYNYVKRILKDIPGQTGFYYKSLDGSEVVAFNEDRIFYAASLIKIPILIEAFNRVRIGDMDFDKRYDVRKSDKVPSCGALTYMHDGLEVTLRDLCVLMIIHSDNTAANILIRILDMDRINQTMIDHEIYMTRLNRLLFDKEASRQGLENIVVLQEMARLFEDMYNGRLVSRKASMEMLEILKMQRLNHKIPRMLPKGLPIAHKTGDDEGITHDVGIVYAKRPFFIGFVSNNTDVIAMENAIGEISRFVYKRNCF